One Pseudomonas brassicacearum genomic region harbors:
- a CDS encoding type VI secretion system Vgr family protein, which translates to MSDPACEPVFHLEIAGLPEPFVVVAFTGSEAISEPFVYEVELLNSDPTLDLAGLLYRSVWLSFGAPGRGVHGQLHELVQHRHGGGCRVRIGPTLACLAQRFNQRVFSARSVPQILRQVLKAHGISGRGLCLDLSGDYPLRDFCTQYRESDLQFLQRVCAEAGIHFHFEHARDGHCLVFADSAGSFPSIGEAIHAGDRQATAVRTFSVQTDVLGEQIAQGRSHLMHLHSGRVLSLTAHPFEGWNQRWLLTKVEHRAQAGGYDNHFKAIPWGVPFTASRVPAKPRMVSRQRGWVVEVDEPTVQRAGRVAVQFDWVYQGEGASPSHCWLPLAPELAVDGAGGGLRDGTEVLVSFIEGDPDRPLISAFLDGPAASDLMDEPCASASAHDALWSSTPDPVLMSAILNAEPLVLLCLLPGGGSFSPCAQPVCTCRLLTRRGLGVAP; encoded by the coding sequence ATGTCCGATCCAGCCTGCGAGCCAGTCTTTCATCTGGAGATAGCCGGTCTGCCCGAACCCTTTGTCGTCGTGGCCTTCACGGGTAGCGAAGCCATCAGCGAGCCCTTCGTTTATGAAGTGGAGCTGTTGAACAGCGACCCGACCCTGGACTTGGCGGGCCTGCTGTACCGCAGCGTCTGGTTGAGTTTCGGGGCGCCGGGCCGGGGCGTGCATGGGCAGCTTCATGAGCTGGTCCAGCACCGTCATGGCGGCGGTTGTCGGGTGCGTATCGGGCCGACGCTGGCTTGCCTGGCACAGCGGTTCAATCAACGGGTATTCAGTGCCCGTTCGGTGCCACAGATTCTCCGCCAGGTGCTCAAGGCCCATGGCATCAGCGGGCGCGGCCTGTGCCTGGACTTGAGCGGTGATTATCCGCTGCGGGATTTCTGCACCCAATATCGGGAGTCGGACCTGCAGTTTCTTCAGCGCGTGTGCGCCGAGGCGGGTATTCATTTCCATTTCGAGCACGCCCGGGATGGGCATTGCCTGGTGTTCGCGGACAGTGCGGGCAGTTTTCCCTCCATTGGCGAGGCGATTCATGCGGGCGACAGGCAGGCCACTGCGGTGCGGACCTTCAGCGTGCAGACCGATGTGTTGGGGGAGCAGATTGCCCAGGGCCGCAGCCATCTGATGCACTTGCATTCTGGTCGGGTGCTATCGCTGACGGCCCATCCTTTTGAAGGCTGGAATCAGCGCTGGCTGTTGACGAAGGTCGAGCATCGCGCGCAGGCGGGCGGGTATGACAATCATTTCAAGGCCATCCCCTGGGGCGTTCCGTTCACGGCGTCCCGGGTTCCCGCCAAGCCGCGCATGGTCAGCCGGCAACGCGGCTGGGTGGTGGAAGTGGATGAGCCGACGGTGCAAAGGGCGGGTCGAGTGGCGGTGCAGTTCGACTGGGTTTATCAGGGGGAGGGGGCCAGCCCCAGTCATTGTTGGTTGCCATTGGCGCCGGAGCTGGCCGTCGATGGGGCGGGGGGTGGCTTGCGTGACGGTACCGAGGTGTTGGTGAGTTTTATCGAAGGAGACCCGGATCGGCCGTTGATCAGTGCATTCCTCGACGGGCCCGCCGCCTCGGACTTGATGGATGAGCCCTGCGCAAGCGCGAGCGCGCACGACGCGCTCTGGTCGTCCACACCTGACCCGGTCCTGATGTCGGCGATCCTGAATGCCGAGCCGCTGGTGTTGTTGTGCCTGCTGCCCGGTGGCGGGAGCTTCAGCCCCTGCGCTCAGCCGGTGTGCACTTGCCGCCTGCTCACGCGGCGTGGCCTGGGCGTTGCTCCATGA
- a CDS encoding DUF4123 domain-containing protein, giving the protein MSAAALSGPSSHWLLLDVPGAPEATRLVQEQFTEVRRFVLFEDTELHGLREHSPLLMDLRQSPALASLCHLDARSWPGLLVVSPAPAAQLLAHLRRMLTVTLGLHHKALLSYYNPHTASYFFDGCDPQELSCWLGPISLLRWFGGTWADRAIGSQGWQQLANPGLPVTALEKEHGLSDRQQSQLQRCVLEHHAWQWSRSIGRDYRLLWADLQQGLALGFTERPVLDDWLWLRLQYPNARPVSGLMGDSQRERLDHLRKLWQDHPD; this is encoded by the coding sequence ATGAGCGCTGCCGCCCTGTCTGGGCCATCGTCGCATTGGCTGCTGCTCGACGTACCGGGCGCACCCGAGGCGACGCGGCTTGTGCAAGAGCAATTCACCGAGGTCCGGCGGTTTGTCTTGTTCGAAGACACCGAATTGCACGGGCTTCGGGAGCACAGTCCGCTGCTGATGGACCTGCGGCAATCGCCCGCGCTGGCCAGCCTCTGTCATCTGGATGCGCGTTCCTGGCCGGGGTTGTTAGTGGTCAGCCCGGCGCCAGCCGCGCAACTGCTGGCGCATCTGCGTCGCATGCTCACCGTAACGTTGGGCCTGCACCACAAGGCCTTGCTGAGCTATTACAACCCGCACACCGCCAGCTATTTCTTCGACGGCTGCGACCCTCAGGAACTCAGTTGCTGGCTGGGTCCGATCAGCCTGTTGCGCTGGTTCGGAGGCACTTGGGCCGACCGGGCGATCGGCAGCCAGGGTTGGCAACAACTGGCCAATCCCGGCTTGCCGGTGACGGCGCTGGAGAAAGAGCACGGCCTCAGCGACCGGCAACAAAGCCAGTTGCAGCGGTGCGTGCTGGAGCATCATGCCTGGCAATGGTCTCGTTCCATCGGGCGGGATTACCGCTTGCTCTGGGCCGACTTGCAGCAGGGGCTGGCGCTGGGGTTTACCGAGCGACCGGTGCTCGACGACTGGTTGTGGTTGCGCCTGCAATACCCCAACGCCCGGCCAGTATCGGGGCTGATGGGCGATTCGCAGCGTGAGCGGCTCGATCATCTGCGCAAGCTGTGGCAAGACCACCCGGATTGA